The window CGCGAGCGACCGGATCCAGGGTCTGATCACCGTCCGCGACGGCGGGAACGCCCCGCGGTCCGTGTCCGTGCGCACCACCGGCGCGTACAACGACGGGCAGTGGCACCGCCTGGTCCTGCGCCGCGGCGGCGGGCGGCTCACGCTGTTCGTCGACGGGACGGCGACCGGTACGGCGGACGTACCGGGATCCGTGAGCCGCAACGGGCCGTTCGGGGTGCACGTCGGCCAACGGCTCGACAGCCGGGCCCACTTCACGGGCGCCGTCGACGACGTCCGGGTCCACGACCGGGCGCTGAGCGACGCCGAACTGACTAGTCCGCGCGGCACGAACGGGACTGTGACCCGGGACACCGTCCTGTGGCTCCCCATGGACCGGGTGAGCGGCAGCCACTAACGTCCCGGACGTGCCCGACGACACACGAGCACGACAGCGCACGGGGACCGGTCTGGGTCTGCTCCTGGCCCTGGTCCTCGGTGCCGTGCTGCTCACCGCCCTCCCGGGGGACGAGAACCGGGAGAGCGACTGCCGGGCCCGTACGGTCACCTCGTGGGCCGCGGACCGGGGCGTCACGGACGAGTTCGCGCGGTACGGGGACGACGCCTCGCGGGCCGACGACTGGACCGGCGGCGACGGTACGCACTCGCTGCGGCTGCCGGACGGGCGGGTGCTCTGGCTGTTCTCCGACACCTTTCTCGGCCAGGTGCACCGGCCGCCCAACCCGGTGGGCGAGTCCTACGCCTGGCGGGACACGACCGCCCCGATGGTGCGCAACTCGGCCGTGGTCATGGACGACGGCCGGCTCCATCGCACGCTCCCGGCGCCGATGTTCGCGGACCCGGCGCCGGGCCAGTGGCGCTGGCCGGTGGCGGCCCGGGTCGAGCCCCGCTCCCCCGGCTCGTCCGAGCAGGTCGTACGGGTCGTGCTGTGGACCCGTACGACCGGCGCGCACCCCTGGATCTACGGGGTCCCCACCGCCACCGAGGTCGCCACGCTGTCGCTGCCCGGCCTGCGCCTCGAGGGCATCACGCGGATCCTCGACCAGCAGCAGGTGAAGGATCCGGCACGGCGGGTGCTGTTCGGGACGACCGCCCTGACCCACGACGAGGACTGGACGTACGTCTTCGGCGGCAACGACGCGCGGGCCGCCGCCCGGCCGGCGTCGGACGCGTACGTCGCGCGCGTGCCCCGGGGGCGGCTCGCGGACCCGGCCGCGTGGCGGTACTGGGACGGCGAGCGGTGGAGCATCCCCTCACTCATGAAGCCCGTGCTGGG of the Streptomyces aurantiacus genome contains:
- a CDS encoding DUF4185 domain-containing protein; the encoded protein is MPDDTRARQRTGTGLGLLLALVLGAVLLTALPGDENRESDCRARTVTSWAADRGVTDEFARYGDDASRADDWTGGDGTHSLRLPDGRVLWLFSDTFLGQVHRPPNPVGESYAWRDTTAPMVRNSAVVMDDGRLHRTLPAPMFADPAPGQWRWPVAARVEPRSPGSSEQVVRVVLWTRTTGAHPWIYGVPTATEVATLSLPGLRLEGITRILDQQQVKDPARRVLFGTTALTHDEDWTYVFGGNDARAAARPASDAYVARVPRGRLADPAAWRYWDGERWSIPSLMKPVLGDGERKGVGSAFAVARDGGTYVLFTMAAGTEGLTTITSYWACSPTGPWHGPGKGFSPPLPEQRAGVAAYNPQVHPAIGRGRLVLSYDVNWLDASGGAAAQANLSRNVSLYRPRFVTLRLGPG